One window of the Rhizorhabdus dicambivorans genome contains the following:
- a CDS encoding efflux RND transporter periplasmic adaptor subunit, protein MKFPAVARSSGLVLAICALAACSKDKPKPPPPEAGFIVVRTEAVPLYIELPGRTAAYESSEVRPQVTGVIKARLFEEGGLVRAGQTLYQIDPSLYRAALNQAAANLQNARAQREAAVARADRFRPLAQIEAVSKQDYTDAAAAAKQANAAVAQNAAQVETARINLRFTNVPAPITGRIGRSLVTTGALVTAGQADPLTTIQRLDPIFVDVQQSSADLLALRRQLAGGGAMPSAATVSLRLEDGSDYPLKGRMEFAEAMVDPATGTVTLRARFPNPNGLLLPGMYVRAVLSQITAREAILVPQAGLTRNPRGQATVILVGKDDKAELRPVTADRTVGDKWLVTAGLKAGDRVIVEGLGKIKPDQPIRPVPAGSPPLPKKPGGQARAG, encoded by the coding sequence ATGAAATTCCCTGCAGTCGCCCGCAGCAGCGGACTTGTCCTGGCCATCTGTGCACTGGCGGCCTGCTCGAAGGACAAGCCCAAGCCGCCCCCGCCCGAAGCCGGCTTCATTGTCGTAAGAACGGAAGCCGTGCCGCTCTATATCGAGTTGCCGGGCCGGACCGCCGCCTATGAAAGCTCCGAGGTCCGCCCCCAGGTGACCGGCGTGATCAAGGCGCGGCTGTTCGAGGAAGGCGGCCTCGTCCGCGCCGGCCAGACGCTCTACCAGATCGATCCCAGCCTCTACCGGGCAGCGCTCAACCAGGCCGCTGCGAACCTGCAGAATGCCCGTGCCCAGCGCGAGGCCGCCGTGGCGCGCGCCGACCGCTTCCGCCCGCTGGCCCAGATCGAGGCGGTGAGCAAGCAGGACTATACCGATGCCGCCGCCGCCGCGAAGCAGGCAAACGCCGCAGTGGCACAGAATGCGGCCCAGGTGGAAACCGCGCGGATCAACCTGCGCTTCACCAATGTCCCGGCCCCGATCACCGGCCGCATCGGCCGGTCGCTGGTCACCACCGGCGCGCTCGTCACCGCCGGCCAGGCCGATCCGTTGACCACGATCCAGCGGCTCGACCCGATCTTCGTCGACGTACAGCAGTCCAGCGCCGATCTGCTCGCGCTGCGCCGCCAGCTTGCGGGCGGGGGCGCGATGCCGTCGGCCGCCACGGTGAGTCTGAGGCTGGAAGACGGCAGCGATTATCCACTGAAAGGCCGGATGGAGTTCGCCGAGGCGATGGTCGATCCCGCCACCGGCACCGTCACCCTGCGCGCGCGCTTCCCCAATCCGAACGGGCTGCTGCTGCCCGGCATGTATGTTCGCGCCGTCCTGTCGCAAATCACGGCGCGGGAGGCGATCCTGGTCCCCCAGGCTGGCCTGACCCGCAATCCCAGAGGCCAGGCGACGGTGATACTGGTCGGCAAGGACGACAAGGCCGAGCTGCGCCCCGTCACCGCAGACCGCACGGTCGGCGACAAATGGCTGGTGACCGCCGGCCTCAAGGCCGGGGACAGGGTGATCGTGGAGGGGCTGGGCAAGATCAAGCCCGATCAGCCGATCCGGCCGGTACCGGCGGGGTCGCCACCGCTGCCGAAGAAGCCGGGCGGCCAGGCCAGGGCCGGCTGA
- a CDS encoding CAP domain-containing protein has protein sequence MPNRIAIHTLRMIALPLAGLLLGAAGPQDRLANFRERVLATHNAERVRIGVPPLVWSDALASNASQYAVHLSRLPVLEHDASLDVEGENLWRGTKGAYSPEDMVTLWIDERRVFVNKPFPEVSTTGDIEDVGHYTQLIWRSTALVGCAVADAGEDEVMVCRYMEGGNVMTEMTY, from the coding sequence ATGCCGAACAGGATCGCCATCCACACCCTGCGCATGATCGCACTGCCGCTGGCGGGCTTGCTGCTGGGCGCGGCGGGGCCGCAGGACAGGCTGGCCAATTTCAGGGAGCGCGTCCTCGCCACCCACAATGCCGAACGGGTTCGCATCGGTGTTCCGCCCCTCGTCTGGAGCGATGCGCTGGCTTCCAACGCGTCCCAATATGCCGTGCACCTTTCGAGGCTGCCGGTGCTGGAACATGATGCGTCGCTCGATGTCGAGGGCGAGAATCTGTGGCGCGGCACCAAGGGCGCCTATTCGCCCGAGGACATGGTGACGCTGTGGATCGACGAACGCCGCGTGTTCGTGAACAAGCCCTTCCCCGAAGTCAGCACCACCGGCGATATCGAGGATGTCGGCCACTATACCCAGCTCATCTGGCGCTCGACGGCGCTGGTCGGCTGCGCGGTCGCCGATGCGGGGGAGGATGAGGTGATGGTCTGCCGCTATATGGAAGGCGGCAACGTCATGACCGAGATGACCTATTAG
- a CDS encoding penicillin-binding protein 1A — MPKLPSLHIPIREWRDHTRHLKQFRVWRWSGYLFWSLALFWLLLWFFFARGLPSADALLAYQPPLPTNVRDRDGEPIADFARERRVQLSYGEYPPLLINAFISAEDKTFFSHPGIDIGGLAGAVVDYATKFGSGRRAKGGSTITQQVAKNLIVGDDYSIARKVREAILAFRIEDALTKQQILELYLNQIFLGRNAYGVQSASRAYFRKDVGELTLPEIAYLAILPKAPSNYTVERHAERALDRRNYVLHQMAENGFITEEQRQSAAAAPLGIVPRYAPRPSVGGYFMEEVRRQLIERYGQTATDGPNGIYSGGLWIRTSYDGKVQDAAEGALRDGLVRFEAAAGWRGRLGKVDVDGNWARDLAALNVGAGYANWYPAVVLSKSGSQAEIGFENGTRGVLPSWGATMPKAGIGGRAFDFLKAGDVIVVRREGDAFSLRSIPNISGGMVVQNPHTGQVLAMQGGFDSRGSSFNRATQAMRQPGSTFKPFVYAAALDNGMTPASIIIDGPFCVFQSARLGQKCFRNFSGENAGQQTMRWGVEQSRNLMTVRTASQIGMDKVVKTAKAMGIGDYPPYLAYSLGAGETTVLRIVNAYSMFANQGRALTPTLIDYVQDRNGKLIWRADKRPCEGCNMAKYDGKPMPRPRLRSRQVIDPMTAYQMLHIMEGVVERGTATVLRDLGRPMFGKTGTSSGPTNVWFVGGSADMVGGLYLGYDNPRSMGGYAQGGTIAAPIFRSFAGKAMKDMDVVPFQAPAGVRMIRIDRKTGRRVFGAWPDGSYYSSVIWEAFKPESEPRRTIRRDEIAKRAAPARRATTDSEFLQSQDGIY, encoded by the coding sequence GTGCCGAAACTGCCCTCTCTCCATATCCCGATCCGCGAATGGCGCGATCATACGCGCCATCTCAAGCAGTTCCGGGTCTGGCGCTGGTCGGGCTATCTGTTCTGGTCGCTCGCCCTTTTCTGGCTGCTGCTGTGGTTCTTCTTCGCGCGCGGCCTGCCTTCGGCCGATGCCCTGCTCGCCTATCAGCCGCCGCTCCCCACCAATGTCCGCGACCGCGATGGCGAGCCGATCGCCGATTTCGCCCGCGAGCGGCGGGTTCAGCTGAGCTATGGCGAATATCCGCCGCTGCTGATCAACGCCTTCATCTCGGCCGAGGACAAGACCTTCTTCAGCCACCCGGGCATCGACATCGGCGGCCTCGCCGGCGCGGTGGTCGACTATGCGACCAAGTTCGGCAGCGGCCGCCGCGCCAAGGGCGGATCGACCATCACCCAGCAGGTCGCCAAGAACCTGATCGTCGGCGACGACTATTCGATCGCGCGCAAGGTGCGCGAGGCGATCCTGGCCTTCCGGATCGAGGACGCGCTGACCAAGCAGCAGATCCTGGAGCTGTACCTCAACCAGATATTCCTCGGCCGCAACGCCTATGGCGTGCAATCGGCCAGCCGCGCCTATTTCCGCAAGGATGTCGGCGAGCTGACCCTGCCCGAGATCGCCTATCTGGCGATCCTGCCCAAGGCGCCGTCCAATTACACGGTCGAGCGCCACGCAGAGCGCGCGCTGGACCGGCGCAACTACGTCCTCCACCAGATGGCCGAGAATGGCTTCATCACCGAGGAACAGCGCCAGTCCGCCGCCGCCGCGCCATTGGGGATCGTGCCGCGCTATGCGCCGCGGCCCAGCGTCGGCGGCTATTTCATGGAGGAGGTCCGCCGCCAGCTGATCGAGCGATACGGCCAGACCGCGACGGACGGCCCCAACGGCATCTATTCGGGCGGCCTGTGGATCCGCACCTCCTATGACGGCAAGGTCCAGGATGCGGCCGAGGGTGCGCTGCGCGACGGGCTGGTGCGCTTCGAGGCGGCGGCCGGCTGGCGCGGGCGGCTCGGCAAGGTCGATGTCGACGGCAATTGGGCGCGCGACCTTGCCGCGCTCAATGTCGGCGCCGGCTATGCCAACTGGTATCCGGCGGTGGTCCTGTCGAAGAGCGGATCACAGGCCGAGATCGGCTTCGAGAATGGCACCAGGGGCGTTCTGCCCAGCTGGGGGGCGACGATGCCCAAGGCGGGGATCGGCGGCCGCGCCTTCGATTTCCTGAAGGCCGGCGACGTCATCGTCGTGCGGCGCGAAGGCGACGCCTTCTCCCTGCGCAGCATCCCCAACATCTCGGGCGGCATGGTCGTCCAGAACCCGCATACCGGCCAGGTGCTGGCGATGCAGGGCGGCTTCGATTCGCGCGGCTCCTCGTTCAACCGGGCTACCCAGGCGATGCGGCAGCCCGGCTCCACCTTCAAGCCGTTCGTCTATGCCGCCGCGCTCGACAACGGCATGACCCCGGCCTCGATCATCATCGATGGCCCCTTCTGCGTGTTCCAGTCGGCTCGGCTCGGCCAGAAATGCTTCCGGAATTTCTCGGGCGAGAATGCCGGCCAGCAGACTATGCGCTGGGGTGTCGAACAATCGCGCAACCTGATGACGGTGCGCACCGCCAGCCAGATCGGCATGGACAAGGTCGTCAAGACCGCCAAGGCGATGGGGATCGGCGATTATCCGCCCTATCTCGCCTATTCGCTGGGCGCCGGGGAGACGACGGTGCTGCGCATCGTCAATGCCTATTCGATGTTCGCCAACCAGGGCCGGGCCCTCACGCCGACGCTGATCGACTATGTGCAGGATCGTAACGGCAAGCTGATCTGGCGTGCCGACAAGCGCCCCTGCGAGGGCTGCAACATGGCCAAATATGACGGCAAGCCGATGCCGCGCCCACGCCTTCGCTCGCGCCAGGTGATCGATCCGATGACCGCCTATCAGATGCTCCACATCATGGAGGGCGTGGTCGAACGCGGCACCGCGACCGTGCTGCGCGATCTCGGCCGCCCGATGTTCGGCAAGACCGGCACCTCGTCGGGCCCCACCAATGTCTGGTTCGTCGGTGGATCGGCCGACATGGTCGGCGGCCTCTATCTCGGCTACGACAATCCGCGCTCGATGGGCGGTTACGCGCAAGGCGGCACGATCGCCGCGCCGATCTTCCGCAGCTTCGCCGGCAAGGCGATGAAGGACATGGACGTCGTCCCCTTCCAGGCCCCGGCGGGCGTCCGCATGATCCGGATCGATCGCAAGACCGGCCGCCGCGTGTTCGGCGCCTGGCCCGACGGCAGCTATTACAGCTCGGTCATATGGGAAGCGTTCAAGCCCGAGAGCGAGCCGCGCCGCACCATCCGCCGCGACGAAATCGCGAAGCGCGCCGCCCCCGCGCGCCGCGCGACCACCGACAGCGAGTTCTTGCAAAGCCAGGACGGAATTTACTAG
- the prfB gene encoding peptide chain release factor 2 has translation MRAEAQASVDQINQAMALVRRFLDWDRALRRLDELNNRVEDPKLWDDAKAAQEVMRERRRLDEAISAVKSIEQERDDTVELMEMAEAEGDEGLVNDGVAALAALAERAEKDKIGALLAGEADANNTYIEVNSGAGGTESQDWAGMLQRMYSRWAERHGYKVELIDYHAGEQAGIKSATLLVRGENAYGYAKTESGVHRLVRISPYDSAARRHTSFASVWVYPEVDDDIDIEVLEKDLKIDTYRSSGAGGQHVNTTDSAVRITHVPTGIIVACQNQRSQHKNKAEAMKQLKARLYEQELQKREAEAMAGYAAKTEIGWGHQIRSYVLQPYQMVKDLRTGTTSTAPSDVLDGDLDRFMAAALSQRVTGETVEVEDVD, from the coding sequence ATGCGCGCCGAAGCGCAAGCCAGTGTCGATCAGATCAACCAGGCGATGGCGCTCGTCCGCCGCTTCCTGGACTGGGACCGCGCGCTGCGCCGGCTCGACGAGCTCAACAACCGGGTCGAGGACCCCAAGCTGTGGGACGACGCCAAGGCCGCGCAGGAGGTGATGCGCGAACGCCGCCGGCTCGACGAGGCGATCTCGGCGGTCAAGTCGATCGAGCAGGAGCGCGACGACACCGTCGAGCTGATGGAGATGGCCGAGGCCGAGGGTGACGAGGGCCTGGTGAACGATGGCGTCGCCGCGCTGGCGGCGCTGGCCGAGCGGGCCGAGAAGGACAAGATCGGCGCGCTGCTGGCGGGCGAGGCCGACGCCAACAACACCTATATCGAGGTCAATTCGGGTGCCGGCGGCACCGAAAGCCAGGACTGGGCCGGGATGCTCCAGCGCATGTACAGCCGCTGGGCCGAGCGCCACGGCTACAAGGTCGAGCTGATCGACTACCACGCCGGCGAGCAGGCGGGCATCAAATCCGCGACGCTGCTGGTGCGCGGCGAGAATGCCTATGGCTATGCCAAGACCGAGAGCGGCGTTCACCGGCTGGTGCGGATCAGCCCCTATGACTCGGCCGCGCGGCGCCATACCAGCTTCGCCAGCGTCTGGGTCTATCCCGAGGTGGACGACGACATCGATATCGAGGTGCTCGAGAAGGACCTGAAGATCGACACCTACCGCTCCTCGGGCGCGGGCGGGCAGCACGTCAACACCACCGATTCGGCGGTGCGCATCACCCATGTGCCGACCGGGATCATCGTCGCCTGCCAGAACCAGCGATCGCAACATAAAAACAAGGCCGAGGCGATGAAGCAGCTGAAGGCCCGGCTCTACGAGCAGGAGCTGCAGAAGCGCGAGGCCGAGGCAATGGCCGGCTATGCCGCCAAGACCGAGATTGGCTGGGGACACCAGATCCGCTCCTATGTCCTCCAACCCTATCAGATGGTGAAGGATCTGCGCACGGGCACCACCTCGACCGCGCCCTCCGACGTGCTCGACGGCGACCTCGATCGCTTCATGGCCGCCGCCCTGTCGCAGCGCGTGACGGGCGAGACGGTCGAGGTCGAGGATGTGGATTGA